From one Herpetosiphonaceae bacterium genomic stretch:
- a CDS encoding aminotransferase class I/II-fold pyridoxal phosphate-dependent enzyme has translation MLDWTSALYLGMRHAHRTLRPWRQLTTGRPAALDHGSSATAVAAQLARLQGCDRSLLAPSTLHAFWDVFGMIDRRQTAIYVDAGVYPIARWGVERAAAQGVHTRRFPHYTVAALREAIGEDRLGRAPLVVADGVCPGCGRVAPLAAYRDIVRAHGGQLVIDDTQALGILGDGPSATNAYGSGGGGSLRWSGAHDPRIVVIASLAKAFGVPITVLAGSADWVQHVEEHSETRVHCSPPSIASFRAAAQALAINHLRGELLRARLLHRVRYFRQALAAAGLRATGGIFPVQTIDCDGMDAAWLYEHLRRRGIHTILHRARGDGGGRLSLIITALHRRDAIDQTVEALAQLAASAVQRQLWR, from the coding sequence ATGCTGGATTGGACTTCAGCGCTGTACCTCGGCATGCGGCACGCCCATCGGACGCTCCGTCCGTGGCGCCAGTTGACCACCGGTCGGCCCGCCGCGCTCGATCACGGATCAAGCGCGACAGCCGTCGCCGCGCAGCTTGCCCGGCTGCAGGGCTGCGATCGGAGCCTCCTCGCGCCATCCACGCTGCACGCTTTTTGGGACGTGTTCGGCATGATCGATCGGCGGCAGACCGCGATCTACGTCGATGCAGGTGTGTATCCCATCGCGCGCTGGGGCGTGGAGCGAGCGGCGGCGCAGGGCGTTCACACCCGGCGATTCCCGCATTACACCGTCGCCGCGCTGCGCGAAGCGATCGGCGAGGATCGGCTGGGACGAGCGCCGCTGGTGGTCGCGGACGGCGTTTGTCCTGGTTGTGGACGGGTCGCCCCGCTTGCGGCATATCGTGACATCGTACGGGCGCATGGCGGGCAGCTTGTGATCGACGACACCCAGGCGCTCGGCATTCTTGGTGACGGGCCGAGCGCGACCAATGCCTACGGCAGCGGCGGTGGTGGATCGCTGCGCTGGAGTGGCGCGCATGATCCCCGGATCGTGGTGATCGCGTCGCTGGCAAAAGCGTTTGGCGTGCCGATCACCGTGCTGGCGGGCAGCGCGGATTGGGTTCAGCACGTCGAGGAGCACAGCGAAACGCGAGTCCATTGCAGCCCGCCCTCGATCGCCAGTTTTCGCGCCGCCGCCCAGGCCCTGGCGATCAACCACCTACGCGGCGAGCTGCTGCGAGCACGGCTACTGCACCGGGTGCGCTATTTCCGGCAAGCCCTGGCAGCAGCGGGCTTACGCGCGACGGGCGGGATCTTTCCCGTGCAGACGATCGACTGCGATGGCATGGATGCCGCCTGGCTGTACGAACATCTGCGTCGCCGGGGCATCCACACGATCCTGCACCGCGCCAGAGGTGATGGCGGCGGGCGACTGAGTTTGATCATCACGGCGCTGCATCGGCGCGATGCCATCGACCAGACGGTGGAGGCGCTGGCCCAGCTTGCCGCCAGCGCGGTGCAGCGACAGCTTTGGAGGTAG
- a CDS encoding peptidoglycan-binding protein, whose protein sequence is MQRSRPVEAEPFEGFTLFDELDLIDPEWEETQGEVGRRPPMRSLGGRSSARSSTATPQHRFAGRQPSRSAQRGGRSGSPSSRSMARGGRAAASRQRQQSRARTDQPPPPDRRRKPPRRRPPRPPWPYPILGGGLYVTQPQIIESAGGSEQVRWAQNRLNQVLGMRLPVNGVLGPETREAIRTFQQQKGLPVDGILGPPTERALTEATSGQGGQASPAADAQASPPPDAQAAPAASDGAPAPEPSAPPEGELDSATSSTLATLFGVPLTVLKTLSRGLEPLAIRMAVLWGQRDENKLASLVFFARHPERGGRKLERGEPNFDRLSKEWLDIRDRLVRPVLASATGPQPGGTSAGGSLSTSFRPISVESPGGGRIKDKTPPQPADLETVSGYGGKRISLHRLAASAWRALVSAARADGIADPLLLPVSGYRSPETQETLWQNALKKYGSPDKARTWVAPPGNSAHQTGRAIDFYLGGKNASSQVAYLRTLPAFTWLAAQAERFGFYPYTAEPWHWEYNPPASGQLELAEALDELPGSWYEYEDEGYDGMFGQMSEALDMEHLTEIEQEVDRTSSAYIQWVQRSLNRMLGTKLAEDGISGTQTRSAIRSFQQRHGLTADGIVGPQTEAALIAAGAGAPPTGGTSSGLPSWLPSIPTPGGTPSRGGVSIQFASTANPADLTPYSRRVLEDILRSAGLKSAMISSTSRDPSNQARVMYNNLEQYGVEHQKRLYGAAGDQVIDVYARSKAVNKSADQIKADMERKIREIGPTNVSRHASDPQVLNVFDIAPSSIANKPAFERAVRADRRVTKFLVPPDDPGYHLEIPQ, encoded by the coding sequence ATGCAGCGTTCCAGACCTGTTGAAGCGGAGCCGTTTGAAGGCTTTACGCTGTTTGATGAGCTTGACCTGATCGATCCCGAATGGGAGGAGACGCAGGGCGAAGTTGGCCGCAGACCGCCGATGCGCTCGCTCGGCGGTCGATCGTCCGCCCGCTCATCCACGGCAACGCCCCAGCACAGATTTGCAGGCAGGCAGCCGTCACGTTCTGCACAGCGCGGCGGACGTTCTGGCTCGCCATCATCCCGGTCTATGGCTCGCGGTGGTCGTGCCGCCGCGTCTCGGCAGCGCCAGCAGTCGCGCGCTCGAACGGACCAGCCGCCGCCGCCCGATCGGCGACGCAAACCGCCGCGCCGTCGACCTCCGCGCCCTCCGTGGCCGTATCCCATATTGGGCGGCGGGCTGTATGTCACCCAACCCCAGATCATTGAGTCGGCGGGCGGCTCGGAGCAGGTGCGCTGGGCGCAGAACCGCTTGAATCAGGTGCTGGGCATGCGCCTGCCGGTCAATGGCGTGCTGGGGCCGGAAACCCGCGAGGCGATTCGGACGTTTCAGCAGCAAAAAGGGCTGCCCGTCGATGGCATCCTGGGGCCGCCAACCGAGCGAGCGCTGACCGAGGCGACGAGCGGGCAGGGTGGACAAGCCAGCCCGGCAGCCGACGCGCAAGCCAGTCCACCTCCTGACGCGCAGGCCGCGCCAGCAGCTTCAGACGGAGCGCCCGCCCCTGAGCCGAGCGCCCCACCCGAAGGCGAGCTTGACAGCGCTACCAGCTCCACGCTTGCAACCTTGTTTGGCGTGCCGCTGACGGTGTTAAAAACGCTGAGCCGTGGTCTGGAGCCGCTCGCGATTCGGATGGCCGTGCTGTGGGGACAGCGCGACGAGAACAAACTCGCGAGCCTGGTGTTTTTCGCGCGGCACCCTGAGCGCGGTGGTCGGAAGCTTGAGCGCGGCGAGCCGAATTTTGACCGTCTCAGCAAAGAATGGCTCGATATTCGGGATCGCCTGGTCCGTCCGGTCCTGGCATCCGCGACAGGCCCCCAACCGGGCGGCACATCGGCAGGCGGCAGCCTATCGACCAGCTTCAGGCCCATCTCAGTCGAGTCGCCCGGCGGTGGCCGCATCAAGGACAAAACGCCGCCGCAGCCCGCCGATCTCGAAACCGTGAGCGGGTATGGCGGGAAACGGATCTCGCTGCACCGGCTGGCGGCAAGCGCGTGGCGAGCGCTCGTCAGCGCCGCGCGAGCCGATGGCATCGCCGATCCCTTACTCCTTCCGGTGTCCGGGTATCGCAGCCCGGAAACCCAGGAAACGCTCTGGCAAAATGCGCTGAAGAAGTACGGCTCGCCGGATAAGGCCCGCACGTGGGTGGCTCCACCCGGCAACAGCGCCCACCAGACCGGACGCGCCATCGACTTCTATCTCGGCGGTAAGAACGCAAGCTCCCAGGTGGCATATCTGCGGACACTGCCTGCCTTTACGTGGCTGGCAGCCCAAGCTGAGCGCTTCGGCTTCTACCCGTACACGGCTGAGCCCTGGCACTGGGAGTACAACCCGCCAGCTTCAGGCCAGCTTGAGCTCGCGGAGGCGTTGGATGAGCTACCCGGAAGCTGGTATGAGTACGAGGACGAAGGCTACGACGGCATGTTCGGTCAGATGTCGGAAGCCCTCGACATGGAGCACCTGACGGAGATCGAACAGGAGGTCGATCGAACAAGCTCAGCCTACATCCAGTGGGTGCAGCGCTCGTTGAATCGCATGCTCGGCACGAAGCTGGCGGAAGACGGGATCAGTGGAACGCAAACCCGGAGCGCGATCAGAAGCTTCCAGCAGCGGCACGGGTTAACGGCGGATGGAATCGTTGGGCCGCAGACCGAAGCAGCCTTGATCGCGGCGGGCGCTGGCGCTCCCCCAACCGGCGGCACGTCATCCGGTCTTCCGAGCTGGCTGCCGTCCATCCCGACGCCGGGCGGCACACCGTCACGCGGCGGCGTGTCGATCCAATTCGCGTCCACGGCGAACCCCGCTGATTTGACGCCCTACTCGCGGCGGGTGCTGGAGGATATTCTACGCAGCGCTGGGCTCAAGAGCGCGATGATTTCCAGCACATCGCGCGATCCGTCCAATCAGGCGCGGGTCATGTACAACAACCTGGAGCAGTACGGCGTCGAGCACCAGAAGCGGCTCTACGGCGCGGCTGGCGATCAGGTGATCGACGTGTACGCGCGGTCCAAGGCGGTCAACAAGAGCGCGGACCAGATCAAAGCCGACATGGAGCGCAAGATTCGCGAGATCGGCCCGACGAACGTATCGCGTCACGCCTCCGATCCTCAGGTCCTCAACGTCTTCGACATCGCGCCGTCGTCGATCGCGAACAAGCCTGCGTTCGAGCGGGCGGTTCGGGCAGATCGGCGCGTGACCAAGTTTCTGGTGCCGCCTGACGACCCCGGCTATCACCTGGAGATTCCTCAGTAG
- a CDS encoding amidohydrolase family protein, with amino-acid sequence MIIDCHCHAGNGDGLTGPWDTAAPLDRYLERATEAGIERTVLFSAFHSDYSAANRAVARIVRSRPDRFWGFAFVHPVRDRGRVQMLVQTAVARYGFCGIKVHRYDGRITRQICEAARIWRLPVLYDVMGEVSIVELLATEYPDVAFIIPHLGSFSDDWAAQVACIDHLARHANIYTDTSGVRRFDLLEQAVERAGPRKILFGSDGPWLHPGVELAKVRALHLSEDDEALVFGGNLLRLIAHVRRPPLRIRGAQGSTARAADIRLPDQGA; translated from the coding sequence ATGATCATTGATTGCCACTGCCATGCTGGGAACGGCGACGGGCTGACCGGCCCGTGGGATACTGCCGCGCCGCTCGATCGCTACCTCGAACGCGCCACCGAGGCGGGTATCGAGCGGACGGTCCTCTTCTCCGCGTTCCACTCCGACTACAGCGCGGCCAATCGGGCTGTCGCGCGGATCGTGCGGAGTCGACCTGATCGCTTCTGGGGCTTCGCGTTCGTGCATCCCGTCAGAGATCGAGGCCGGGTACAGATGCTGGTGCAGACGGCGGTTGCCCGCTACGGCTTTTGCGGGATCAAGGTCCACCGCTATGACGGGCGGATCACGCGCCAGATTTGCGAGGCCGCGCGAATCTGGCGGCTGCCGGTGCTGTATGACGTGATGGGCGAGGTATCGATCGTGGAGCTGCTGGCGACGGAATATCCCGATGTCGCCTTTATTATCCCGCATCTTGGCAGCTTCAGCGACGATTGGGCCGCCCAGGTTGCGTGTATCGATCATCTGGCGCGTCACGCCAACATCTACACGGATACATCAGGCGTGCGGCGCTTCGATCTGTTGGAGCAGGCGGTAGAGCGGGCAGGTCCGCGCAAGATTCTGTTTGGATCGGACGGCCCCTGGCTGCATCCGGGCGTTGAGCTTGCCAAGGTCCGGGCCTTACATTTGTCTGAAGACGATGAGGCGCTGGTGTTCGGCGGCAATCTGCTGAGGCTGATCGCCCATGTGCGCAGGCCGCCGCTGAGGATCAGGGGAGCGCAAGGATCGACAGCGCGAGCAGCCGACATCCGTCTGCCGGACCAAGGCGCATAG